One genomic window of Luteitalea pratensis includes the following:
- a CDS encoding carbamoyltransferase C-terminal domain-containing protein — translation MPTRPRAGDCVITLALGGWHSHGAAAVGSRGRLLAALDAGSVVGVREIGLLAVPDPWVVAARCLAAAGASWDEVAQVCLVTDTPAVGGVAQVPADVEAYARGRGLVVGTATTMDADRATRAFAETLEPGQPVLYAGIADAWLASDGGLVHITGYGDLAAAAARLSAALGQGRREPWHALQSLAEGRQPEARWDGAMRPVMAAGPAAVDVAREALERLIADASATVSVALDSADSPHVGAQMLRAALASAFLVRVREILNDVGGDGRAIVGGRVGTLPAVSRHRLADVLPCPDARGAVIGAAIGALAPGEGVRLQGIGENFSEADVKLALESSRLDYLYEPRPERLMDRISALLAAGKLVAWFEGRADFGDVPCGSRVVVADAAERYSRDNVNVYLRHRSVDSLLTVMLTAATATRIFGDRAPAPGQRARLTVPPAHTAAFDGAANKHGIIDLVVACDSGAPGFHQLLAHHEARTGHPALVVSRLAAADGAVAARPIDALAVTYTTPLDALVMGRFVVFKDYWLLRSGTPTA, via the coding sequence TTGCCCACCCGTCCTCGCGCCGGTGATTGCGTGATCACGCTCGCGCTCGGAGGCTGGCACTCCCACGGAGCGGCAGCCGTCGGCTCACGCGGTCGCTTGCTTGCCGCGCTCGACGCAGGCAGCGTCGTCGGTGTGCGCGAGATCGGACTGCTCGCGGTGCCCGACCCGTGGGTCGTCGCGGCGCGCTGCCTGGCAGCGGCCGGGGCGTCGTGGGACGAGGTCGCACAAGTGTGCCTGGTGACCGATACGCCGGCAGTCGGCGGCGTCGCGCAGGTCCCCGCTGACGTGGAAGCGTACGCGCGTGGTCGAGGGCTTGTCGTGGGTACGGCCACGACAATGGATGCCGATCGGGCCACCCGCGCGTTCGCGGAGACGCTCGAACCAGGCCAACCGGTGCTGTATGCCGGGATCGCTGATGCCTGGCTGGCAAGCGATGGCGGATTGGTCCACATCACGGGCTACGGGGACCTGGCCGCCGCTGCGGCTCGTCTGTCGGCCGCCCTGGGGCAGGGCCGACGGGAACCGTGGCACGCCTTGCAGAGCCTCGCGGAGGGCCGCCAGCCCGAGGCGCGCTGGGACGGCGCCATGCGGCCCGTCATGGCGGCGGGCCCGGCCGCAGTTGACGTTGCTCGTGAAGCACTGGAGCGGCTGATTGCCGACGCATCCGCAACGGTCTCCGTGGCTCTCGACAGCGCCGACTCACCTCACGTGGGCGCCCAGATGCTGCGTGCAGCCCTCGCGTCGGCCTTCCTCGTTCGCGTCCGCGAAATCCTCAACGACGTCGGCGGCGACGGTCGCGCCATCGTCGGCGGCCGCGTCGGGACACTTCCCGCGGTCAGCCGACATCGACTGGCCGACGTGCTCCCCTGTCCTGACGCGCGTGGCGCCGTGATCGGTGCCGCGATTGGGGCCCTCGCGCCAGGCGAGGGCGTCCGGCTACAGGGGATCGGAGAAAACTTCTCGGAGGCTGACGTCAAGCTGGCGCTCGAGTCGTCGCGTCTCGACTACCTCTACGAGCCCCGACCGGAACGACTCATGGACCGCATCAGCGCCCTGCTTGCCGCTGGCAAGCTCGTCGCGTGGTTCGAGGGGCGCGCCGACTTCGGGGACGTTCCCTGCGGGTCGCGCGTGGTCGTTGCCGATGCGGCGGAACGCTATAGCCGCGACAACGTCAACGTGTACCTGCGGCACCGATCCGTCGACAGCCTGTTGACCGTGATGCTCACCGCCGCGACCGCCACGCGCATCTTCGGAGACCGGGCGCCGGCGCCAGGACAGCGCGCCCGACTCACTGTCCCGCCCGCACACACTGCCGCCTTTGATGGAGCCGCGAACAAGCACGGGATCATCGACCTCGTGGTCGCGTGTGACAGCGGCGCCCCGGGATTCCACCAGTTGCTGGCGCATCACGAGGCGCGCACCGGCCACCCCGCACTGGTCGTCAGTCGACTGGCGGCGGCTGACGGCGCGGTGGCCGCCCGGCCCATCGACGCCCTCGCCGTCACCTACACCACGCCCCTGGATGCGCTGGTGATGGGCCGCTTCGTCGTCTTCAAGGACTACTGGCTGCTCCGTTCAGGAACCCCGACTGCGTGA
- a CDS encoding glycosyltransferase — MGSESISIAFVLHVMQVAGAEVLVAETIRRLGSRVEPVVICLDAVGQLGEIMRREGVEVLSLDRNPGVDLGVSMRMAAILRNRHVRVIHAHQYTPFFYAALAKPLVGHKTWLMLTEHGRHYPDVVSAKRRLANRWVLSHFADDVNAVAGFSARALHDRDGFPLPIDVIENGIDVLAYDPVADKHAAKSMVSLDPTRRHVACIARFHPVKDHAMLLRAFALVCGEVEDVDLVLAGDGQLRSELERQAAELGITPRVHFLGVRRDVPNLLRAADVFALTSVSEGASITVLEAMASGVPSVVTDVGGNPELVRQGRDGLLVPRGDHRAAATALLQLLRNPTLTAQLGASARERALETFQLNRTIERYRDRYVEGHRRVTGHA, encoded by the coding sequence ATGGGGAGCGAGAGTATCTCGATCGCTTTCGTATTGCACGTCATGCAAGTCGCAGGGGCCGAGGTGCTCGTGGCTGAGACGATCAGGCGGCTCGGTTCACGTGTCGAACCCGTCGTGATCTGCCTCGACGCGGTGGGCCAGCTTGGCGAGATCATGCGCAGGGAGGGCGTGGAAGTGCTGTCCCTGGATCGCAATCCCGGTGTCGATCTGGGTGTCAGTATGCGGATGGCGGCCATCCTGCGCAATCGACACGTGCGAGTGATCCACGCGCACCAGTACACCCCATTCTTCTACGCGGCCTTGGCCAAACCCCTGGTGGGCCACAAGACCTGGCTGATGCTGACTGAGCACGGCCGTCATTATCCGGACGTGGTTTCCGCGAAGCGTCGGCTTGCGAATCGCTGGGTCCTCAGTCACTTCGCCGACGACGTCAACGCCGTCGCCGGTTTCAGTGCCCGCGCCCTCCACGACAGGGACGGATTCCCGCTGCCGATTGATGTCATCGAGAATGGCATCGACGTGCTCGCCTACGACCCCGTCGCGGACAAGCACGCCGCCAAGAGCATGGTCAGTCTCGACCCAACGCGTCGCCATGTCGCCTGCATCGCGCGCTTCCACCCCGTCAAGGACCACGCGATGCTGCTGCGTGCCTTCGCCCTGGTGTGCGGCGAGGTCGAAGACGTGGACCTGGTCCTGGCCGGCGACGGCCAACTCCGCTCCGAACTCGAGCGGCAGGCGGCCGAACTTGGGATCACGCCGCGCGTGCACTTCCTGGGCGTGCGCCGCGACGTCCCGAACCTCCTGCGGGCCGCCGACGTGTTCGCGCTGACCTCGGTGAGCGAAGGGGCCTCCATCACGGTGCTCGAGGCGATGGCGTCCGGTGTGCCGAGCGTCGTCACCGATGTCGGTGGTAATCCGGAACTCGTGCGGCAAGGACGCGATGGCCTCCTGGTGCCGCGCGGCGATCATCGAGCTGCCGCGACAGCCCTCCTGCAGTTGTTGCGCAATCCGACGCTGACTGCCCAGCTCGGCGCGAGTGCTCGAGAGCGGGCTCTCGAGACTTTTCAGCTGAATCGCACCATCGAGCGTTACCGCGATCGCTACGTCGAGGGGCACCGGCGGGTCACGGGCCACGCGTGA
- a CDS encoding acyltransferase, protein MKGVLHVVATIWVVPRYLTWLLMAQAVGPDRALLGASQGLARIPGLRGRYQRVAFLRLVLDHCDRSACVEYGTLFSQTGARIGANAYIGPYCQIGRAEIGEDTMLAAGVHVPSGPDTHGTASLTVPMRLQPGSLRTVRVGRDCWIGSAAVVMADVGEQTIVAAGAVVTQNLPARVIAGGVPARVLRGRE, encoded by the coding sequence ATGAAAGGTGTCCTGCATGTCGTCGCGACCATCTGGGTGGTGCCCAGGTATTTGACGTGGCTGTTGATGGCGCAGGCTGTCGGGCCGGACCGGGCGCTGCTTGGCGCATCGCAGGGACTGGCAAGGATTCCGGGGCTGCGCGGACGATACCAACGCGTGGCGTTCCTGCGGCTCGTGCTCGATCACTGCGACAGGTCGGCGTGTGTGGAGTACGGGACGCTGTTCTCGCAGACGGGCGCGCGGATCGGCGCCAACGCCTACATCGGCCCGTACTGCCAGATCGGAAGGGCAGAGATCGGTGAAGACACGATGCTGGCCGCCGGCGTCCACGTGCCCAGCGGACCGGACACCCACGGCACTGCGAGCCTGACCGTCCCCATGCGACTGCAGCCAGGCAGCCTGCGGACTGTGCGCGTCGGCCGCGACTGCTGGATTGGCAGCGCCGCCGTCGTGATGGCCGATGTTGGCGAGCAGACGATCGTGGCTGCGGGGGCGGTCGTGACACAGAACCTGCCGGCGCGCGTCATCGCCGGCGGTGTTCCGGCCAGGGTGCTGAGGGGGCGGGAGTGA
- a CDS encoding glycosyltransferase has protein sequence MNRPIRILELRSVWGTGGGPEKTILLGAARADPQCFAVTVCYVRDDRDTVYGIDNRAASLPIDYVEIRERNSFDPAVVGKLRALILERRIDIVHAHDYKTDALNWWLARRLPFIPLTTAHGWTGHSARERLAYYPLDKWLIARHPRVLAVSSEIKQALLSAGARADRIDVVLNAIDPKAFARDRSRDADARAALGLPTNGRVIGTVGRLEPQKNFTLLIDVFARVAKDQPDTTLVIAGDGSARGALERQVQATGLGPRLRLLGHQGDIARVHHALDLFVQSSDYEGTPNAVLEAMAFENPIVATAAGGTAEIARDGQEAWIVPCGDGSALESALREALRGPARARALASRARARIDGELSFQARMARVERIYEELVARYPAVPSGRRVPASEMRP, from the coding sequence GTGAACCGACCGATTCGTATCCTCGAACTCCGGTCCGTCTGGGGTACCGGCGGTGGGCCGGAAAAGACAATCCTGCTCGGCGCCGCGCGGGCCGATCCGCAGTGCTTCGCGGTCACGGTCTGCTACGTCCGCGACGATCGTGACACCGTGTATGGGATCGACAACCGCGCGGCGTCTCTGCCGATCGACTACGTCGAGATTCGCGAGAGGAATTCCTTCGACCCGGCTGTCGTCGGCAAACTGCGCGCGCTGATCCTCGAGCGTCGGATCGACATCGTCCACGCGCACGACTACAAGACCGACGCGCTGAACTGGTGGTTGGCTCGACGTCTGCCGTTCATCCCGCTGACCACGGCGCACGGGTGGACCGGGCACAGTGCCAGGGAACGGCTGGCCTACTACCCGTTGGACAAGTGGCTGATCGCACGGCATCCGAGGGTGCTCGCGGTATCGAGCGAGATCAAGCAGGCGCTGCTGTCGGCGGGAGCACGTGCCGACCGCATCGACGTCGTGCTGAACGCCATCGACCCGAAGGCATTCGCGCGTGACCGTTCGCGCGATGCCGACGCACGCGCGGCTCTCGGCCTGCCCACCAACGGTCGCGTCATCGGTACGGTAGGGCGCCTGGAGCCCCAGAAGAACTTCACGCTGCTGATCGACGTGTTCGCCCGTGTCGCCAAGGACCAGCCCGATACCACGTTGGTGATCGCTGGCGACGGCAGCGCGCGTGGCGCCCTCGAACGACAGGTGCAGGCAACCGGGCTCGGCCCGCGACTCCGCCTCCTCGGCCATCAGGGCGATATCGCTCGCGTCCATCACGCTCTCGACCTGTTCGTGCAGTCGTCAGATTACGAAGGCACGCCCAACGCGGTGCTCGAAGCCATGGCGTTCGAGAATCCCATCGTTGCGACAGCCGCTGGAGGCACGGCGGAGATTGCCCGCGACGGCCAGGAGGCGTGGATCGTGCCGTGCGGCGATGGGAGTGCGCTCGAGTCGGCGCTCCGGGAAGCGCTGCGCGGTCCCGCGCGGGCCCGCGCGCTGGCCAGCAGGGCTCGCGCCCGCATCGACGGCGAACTGTCGTTCCAGGCACGGATGGCACGCGTCGAGCGGATCTACGAAGAACTGGTGGCACGCTATCCGGCCGTGCCATCGGGCCGCCGGGTGCCTGCCTCCGAGATGCGGCCATGA
- a CDS encoding glycosyltransferase family 87 protein, with translation MALTIVLACLALAYQTKGYVSLVVGDAKSSAIDLRQKWVEHRYFLHGVNPFDIWMQHGPWRDSDRVARFAGRPPAPYSETIGFGDPANPPWAYPGGLLWFWPSWPAVRIYYALLNFAASITILGWAWNGARVHGTRAAGLVCAACAAMSAAGTAVDVGQYSLLITGLLVLVLQLDGLGRAVPAGVLLLLALAKPTLSVPFLLAVAANGRIPMLAAVASTGALATLMTWWRLATDPVTMLRQLSVVGEYLAPASQLSFQSVATDVGLGGGAALAVPVLACAALLAVPLVRLRRTSLTNLFAFSAVAARLWTYHRPYDDVILIFLLVPLLLRYYETEDNWIGGASLCVGLTLWSPGRLQSHSVVQAVQLIVWVVAAIALYRSLLSDLPSRQRAEGKGSAANTESPI, from the coding sequence ATGGCGTTGACGATCGTGCTGGCGTGCCTGGCACTCGCCTACCAGACAAAGGGGTACGTCTCTCTGGTCGTAGGGGACGCGAAAAGCTCAGCTATCGACCTTCGGCAAAAATGGGTCGAGCATCGGTACTTCCTGCACGGGGTGAACCCGTTCGACATCTGGATGCAGCATGGTCCATGGAGGGACTCTGACAGGGTGGCTCGCTTTGCTGGGCGGCCGCCGGCCCCATATTCGGAGACTATCGGCTTCGGCGACCCGGCGAATCCACCGTGGGCGTACCCGGGTGGGTTGCTGTGGTTCTGGCCTTCATGGCCCGCGGTACGCATCTACTATGCGCTACTGAATTTCGCTGCCTCGATCACGATTTTGGGTTGGGCGTGGAATGGGGCCAGGGTTCATGGCACGCGGGCGGCCGGCTTGGTCTGCGCTGCCTGCGCGGCGATGAGCGCCGCCGGCACGGCGGTCGACGTCGGGCAATACAGCCTGCTGATCACGGGATTGCTCGTCCTCGTCTTGCAGTTGGACGGGCTTGGCCGCGCGGTCCCTGCAGGGGTTCTCCTGTTGCTGGCACTGGCGAAGCCCACGCTGAGCGTCCCCTTCTTGCTGGCAGTGGCGGCCAACGGACGAATCCCAATGCTCGCGGCGGTCGCATCCACCGGGGCACTGGCGACCCTCATGACATGGTGGCGGCTCGCGACTGACCCGGTCACCATGCTGCGCCAGCTTTCTGTCGTGGGGGAATACCTGGCGCCGGCCAGTCAACTGTCCTTTCAAAGCGTCGCCACCGATGTCGGGCTTGGCGGCGGCGCAGCCCTCGCCGTGCCTGTCCTTGCATGCGCCGCCCTCCTTGCGGTGCCGTTGGTGCGCCTCCGGAGGACGTCGTTGACGAACCTGTTCGCCTTCAGCGCAGTCGCGGCGCGTCTGTGGACATACCACCGCCCCTACGATGATGTGATTCTCATTTTCCTGCTGGTCCCGTTGCTGCTCCGATACTACGAAACGGAGGATAACTGGATAGGTGGGGCGTCGCTGTGTGTCGGGCTGACTCTCTGGAGCCCTGGACGTCTGCAGTCACACAGCGTCGTTCAAGCAGTTCAGTTGATTGTCTGGGTGGTTGCAGCCATTGCGCTCTATCGCAGTCTCTTGAGCGATCTGCCTTCGAGACAGAGGGCTGAAGGCAAGGGCAGCGCCGCGAACACCGAGTCCCCGATCTAG
- a CDS encoding glycosyltransferase family 2 protein codes for MSRLKEQGMRLSLYTSVRNVVRMDFPVREMLQHHLPLADEIIVNEGHSDDGTLELVSSIDPKIKVFRHAWDDTPSPAWWARFSDDARRHCTGDWCLKLDCDEFIPEWEFARLHEQIRTASEDILPVKFTNFYGNYRVYHAAPEKIRWITHKWILHRNRPDVHYVGDGSSAQIGEQPWPAVRSDALTLHHFGAVRDAAQMRKKWREDGLRKQNRRGPWIPQFIYNFRPHDWFDADFIDDLATYEGPFIGPVREAPDRFTKDNLRLFHHLKQLGR; via the coding sequence GTGTCCCGGCTGAAAGAACAAGGAATGCGGCTGTCGCTGTACACGTCGGTACGTAACGTGGTGAGGATGGATTTTCCGGTGCGGGAAATGCTCCAGCATCACCTGCCACTAGCCGACGAGATCATCGTCAATGAAGGGCACTCCGACGACGGCACGCTCGAGCTCGTTTCCAGCATCGACCCGAAGATCAAGGTGTTCAGGCACGCTTGGGACGACACGCCGTCGCCGGCGTGGTGGGCACGGTTCTCTGACGATGCCAGGAGGCACTGCACCGGCGACTGGTGCCTGAAGCTCGACTGTGACGAGTTCATCCCGGAGTGGGAATTCGCCAGGCTCCACGAACAGATACGTACCGCCAGCGAAGACATCCTGCCTGTGAAGTTCACCAACTTCTATGGCAACTACAGGGTCTATCACGCGGCTCCGGAGAAAATCCGATGGATCACCCACAAGTGGATTCTCCATCGCAATCGACCGGACGTGCACTACGTCGGAGACGGATCCAGCGCCCAGATCGGCGAACAACCCTGGCCGGCGGTACGGTCTGACGCGCTGACGTTGCACCATTTCGGCGCAGTACGTGATGCGGCGCAGATGCGTAAAAAATGGCGGGAGGACGGCCTGCGAAAACAGAATCGCCGAGGCCCCTGGATTCCTCAGTTCATCTACAACTTTCGACCGCATGACTGGTTCGACGCAGACTTCATCGACGACCTCGCGACCTATGAGGGCCCCTTCATTGGACCCGTCCGAGAGGCGCCGGATCGCTTCACGAAAGATAACCTAAGGCTATTTCATCACCTCAAGCAGTTGGGACGTTGA
- a CDS encoding glycosyltransferase family 2 protein, whose protein sequence is MSTRETRLSVVIPVRDDARRLDACLQSLLAQPGGVDVPVIVADNGSKDDTPDVALRHGATLLTLPGLSVAQMRNRAVARTTTPLVGLVDADHVLAPGWLEASLDALADPSVAAAGAPYHAPTPGTWVQRAYDRFRIRPQRREDTDWLGSGNLVIRRDVFTSLGGFDEGLETCEDVDLCNRVRRAGLRLVGDPGMRSVHLGDPSTLKALFLSELWRGRDNIRVSLRGPLTLRALPSLVTPIAVLAALVLVVVGLAVTMARVSAGTHAEGGAGRALLGAALALVSASIMVRALRMGRRNTRSWTDVLGNIAVAAVYEIARALALVVRASHGTRRRGEASTP, encoded by the coding sequence GTGAGCACCAGGGAAACGCGCCTGTCCGTGGTCATCCCCGTGCGCGACGACGCGCGGCGGCTCGACGCCTGTCTGCAGTCGCTGTTGGCGCAGCCAGGTGGAGTCGACGTCCCGGTGATCGTCGCCGACAACGGCTCGAAGGACGACACGCCGGACGTGGCCCTCCGCCATGGCGCTACGCTGCTGACGCTGCCGGGCCTCTCGGTGGCGCAGATGCGCAATCGGGCGGTGGCGCGAACGACGACCCCACTGGTGGGACTCGTGGATGCCGACCACGTGCTGGCGCCCGGCTGGCTCGAGGCGAGCCTTGACGCGCTTGCCGATCCGAGCGTGGCGGCGGCGGGCGCGCCATATCATGCGCCGACGCCGGGAACGTGGGTGCAGCGCGCATACGACCGGTTCCGCATCAGGCCGCAGCGGCGAGAAGACACCGATTGGCTCGGCAGCGGCAACCTGGTCATTCGTCGCGACGTCTTCACCAGTCTTGGCGGCTTCGATGAGGGTCTGGAGACCTGTGAGGACGTCGACCTGTGCAATCGCGTGCGGCGGGCGGGGCTGAGGCTGGTCGGTGATCCGGGCATGCGCAGCGTGCACCTCGGAGATCCATCGACGCTCAAAGCGCTCTTTCTCAGCGAGCTGTGGCGGGGACGGGACAACATCCGCGTGTCGCTGCGAGGGCCTTTGACGTTGCGTGCCCTCCCGAGTCTCGTGACACCGATCGCCGTCCTTGCCGCGTTGGTGCTCGTCGTCGTCGGCCTCGCAGTGACGATGGCGAGGGTCTCTGCAGGCACGCATGCGGAGGGCGGCGCCGGCCGCGCGTTGCTCGGGGCGGCATTGGCGCTGGTCAGCGCGTCCATCATGGTGCGAGCGCTTCGCATGGGACGTCGCAATACCCGGTCATGGACCGACGTCCTCGGAAACATCGCGGTCGCGGCGGTCTACGAGATCGCCCGCGCCCTCGCGCTCGTCGTCCGGGCATCCCACGGCACGCGTCGCCGAGGCGAGGCGAGCACGCCGTGA